From the Phoenix dactylifera cultivar Barhee BC4 chromosome 10, palm_55x_up_171113_PBpolish2nd_filt_p, whole genome shotgun sequence genome, one window contains:
- the LOC103708541 gene encoding transcription factor bHLH128 isoform X2 translates to MNKSPPKGRNGMAMFATAHRPPGLARNGSAPGWLTGGGEFPMGRFFSGESPCLTSESTCKAGAATSSANPDAYRNKDGRGVGSGLQRSDGVGEISVGDLPPPTAAAEENSRGGGNPLTRHSSSPAGFLSHLMVDDGLSVTRDTGSYSQPGADGVYAMPSRRFSSQLSFSRQGTLSQISEISIPDTGESVSGSNNSNETSRNVGQSYISSNLSIGSWDDINSIMFSAPPSKQAKNHNGDIITRLSSIESQFSLPTSSSEFLQIQQDQAPFKTRAKRGCATHPRSVAERERRTRISEKLKKLQDFVPNMDKQTNTADMLDLAVQHIKSLQSQVQILTQERESCICASKQEKN, encoded by the exons ATGAACAAATCGCCGCCGAAGGGGAGAAATGGGATGGCGATGTTCGCGACGGCGCACCGGCCGCCGGGGCTGGCGAGGAACGGGTCCGCGCCGGGGTGGCTCACCGGTGGGGGGGAGTTTCCCATGGGGAGGTTCTTCTCCGGCGAGTCGCCGTGCCTGACGTCGGAGTCGACCTGCAAGGCCGGCGCCGCCACCTCATCGGCGAATCCCGACGCCTACCGGAACAAAGACGGGCGCGGCGTGGGGTCCGGGCTGCAGCGGTCCGACGGCGTGGGAGAGATCTCGGTCGGCGACCTGCCGCCGCCGACGGCTGCGGCGGAGGAGAATTCGAGGGGCGGCGGGAATCCGTTAACTCGGCACAGCAGCTCCCCCGCCGGATTCTTATCTCATCTGATGGTCGATGACG GTTTATCAGTCACAAGGGACACTGGGAGCTATTCTCAACCAGGAGCAGATGGTGTTTATGCCATGCCAAGCAGAAGATTTAGCTCCCAATTGAGCTTCTCTAGACAGGGAACTTTGTCTCAAATATCCGAGATCAGCATCCCAGACACTGGAGAGAGTGTAAGTGGCAGCAACAACTCCAATGAGACATCTAGGAATGTTGGGCAGTCATACATTTCGAGCAATCTTTCTATTGGCTCATGGGATGATATCAATTCTATCATGTTCTCTGCACCTCCAAGCAAACAGGCCAAAAATCACAATGGGGACATAATAACCAGACTTAGCAGCATTGAGTCTCAG TTTAGTCTGCCAACATCGTCATCAGAGTTCCTCCAGATCCAACAAGACCAGGCTCCATTCAAAACCCGAGCTAAGCGTGGATGTGCCACACACCCACGGAGCGTTGCTGAAAGG GAGAGGAGAACAAGAATTAGTGAGAAGTTGAAAAAGCTGCAGGATTTTGTGCCTAACATGGACAAG CAAACAAACACAGCAGACATGTTAGACTTGGCAGTTCAGCACATCAAGTCACTGCAGAGCCAAGTTCAG ATTCTTACCCAAGAACGTGAAAGCTGCATATGTGCAAGCAAGCAAGAGAAGAATTGA
- the LOC103708539 gene encoding U-box domain-containing protein 6-like isoform X1 has protein sequence MDSVEVEENLFAPGDAKLHGGMCKQLSAIVYKVLGIFPLLEDARPRSKPGLQALCSLHVALNKAKSLLLHCSDCSKIYLAITGDSILMKFEKTRCALQESLRRVEDIVPQTIGCQIMEIVAQLEGTVFTLDPSEKQVGEEVITLLQKEKQFNGDSNDGIELEVFHQAALKLGITSSRAALTERRALKKLIEKACAEEDNRKESIVAYLLHLMRKYSKLFRSVTPDDTDSQQSAPCSPTILGSLDGVNGNNQAFERQLTKLSSFDFKHNWVKSGNMPIPPEEFRCPISLQLMYDPVIISSGQTYERICIENWFNGGHGTCPKTQQQLSHLSLTPNYCVKGLIASWCEQNGVPIPDGPPESLDLNYWRLALSDQDAMNSRSTGTIDSCQTKCVKVVPLEENAAIEKLKVDERGSLENGPFEDHEMDELERYESLLAVLNEGNDIGKQHKAVEQIRFLLKDDEEARIYMGVNGFVEALVQFLKSAICEGDARAQEVGALALFNLAVNNNRNKTMLLSAGAAPLLEEMIQNSETWEASAALYLNLSCLDEAKPVIGSSQAVPFLIQLLEANNSRSHSCKHDALYTLFNLSAHPPNIPHLLTSGIIEQLQSFLAAPAGPSGYTWVEKALAIFINLAASNTAARKHIISTPGLIGSIAAVLDNGEPAEQEQAVSCLLILCSDSEEWSYLVLQEGVIPALVLVTANGTPRGKEKAQKLLKLFREQRQREVSPARTQLHEVVTVGVGGCADGGGYKDVSKATSYCKSRSKRFGRAWTSMTSMWKYKNRSRHQY, from the exons ATGGATTCTGTCGAGGTTGAAGAGAATCTGTTTGCACCTGGTGATGCAAAG TTGCATGGAGGCATGTGTAAACAACTTTCTGCAATTGTTTATAAAGTTTTGGGGATCTTTCCACTCTTGGAGGATGCAAGACCGAGAAGCAAGCCTGGTTTACAGGCACTATGTTCATTGCATGTAGCTCTCAACAAGGCTAAGAGCCTTCTTCTGCATTGCTCAGACTGCAGCAAGATTTACTTG GCTATAACTGGGGATTCCATTCTTATGAAATTTGAGAAGACAAGATGTGCTCTCCAAGAAAGTCTTCGGCGTGTTGAAGACATAGTTCCGCAAACCATTGGTTGTCAG ATCATGGAGATTGTTGCTCAGCTGGAGGGCACTGTTTTTACTTTGGATCCATCAGAGAAGCAAGTAGGTGAGGAAGTAATTACATTGCTTCAGAAGGAAAAACAATTTAATGGCGATTCCAACGATGGCATTGAACTTGAAGTTTTCCACCAAGCTGCTTTAAAGCTGGGCATTACATCCTCTAGAGCAGCTCTTACTGAGAGAAGAGCTCTCAAGAAGCTGATTGAAAAAGCCTGTGCTGAGGAAGACAATAGGAAGGAATCCATTGTGGCTTACTTATTGCATCTTATGAGAAAATATTCCAAGCTTTTCAGAAGTGTGACGCCAGATGATACCGACTCTCAACAATCTGCTCCATGTTCACCTACTATCCTAGGCTCTCTTGATGGTGTCAATGGGAACAACCAAGCTTTTGAGAGGCAGCTAACAAAGCTCAGTTCTTTTGATTTTAAGCATAATTGGGTGAAATCAGGAAACATGCCAATACCGCCTGAGGAGTTCAGATGCCCGATCTCCTTACAGCTCATGTATGATCCGGTCATTATTTCATCTGGGCAGACATATGAGCGTATCTGCATCGAGAATTGGTTTAATGGTGGGCATGGTACTTGCCCCAAAACCCAGCAGCAGCTCTCCCATCTCTCTTTAACTCCAAACTATTGTGTCAAAGGCCTGATTGCTAGTTGGTGCGAACAGAATGGTGTTCCAATTCCAGATGGTCCGCCAGAATCTCTTGATCTCAACTATTGGAGGCTGGCTTTGTCAGACCAAGATGCTATGAATTCCAGATCTACAGGGACCATTGACTCCTGCCAGACGAAGTGTGTCAAGGTTGTTCCATTGGAGGAGAATGCTGCAATAGAGAAACTCAAAGTGGATGAGAGGGGCAGTTTGGAAAATGGCCCATTTGAGGACCATGAAATGGATGAGCTTGAAAGATATGAAAGTTTGCTAGCAGTGCTCAATGAGGGTAATGATATTGGAAAACAACACAAAGCTGTGGAGCAGATAAGGTTCCTATTGAAGGATGATGAGGAGGCAAGGATCTATATGGGTGTGAATGGCTTTGTCGAGGCACTTGTCCAGTTTTTGAAGTCAGCTATCTGTGAAGGAGATGCCAGAGCTCAGGAGGTCGGAGCATTGGCGCTTTTCAACCTTGCTGTCAACAATAACAG GAACAAAACAATGTTGCTATCTGCTGGGGCGGCACCCCTGCTTGAGGAGATGATTCAGAACTCTGAGACTTGGGAGGCGTCTGCTGCTCTCTACCTCAATCTCTCCTGCCTCGATGAGGCCAAACCTGTCATTGGGTCAAGCCAAGCTGTCCCTTTTCTGATCCAGCTCCTAGAGGCCAACAATTCTCGAAGCCATTCCTGCAAGCATGATGCCCTCTACACCCTATTCAACTTGTCTGCTCACCCCCCAAACATCCCTCACCTCCTAACCTCAGGCATAATCGAACAGCTCCAATCTTTCCTTGCAGCTCCTGCAGGACCCTCAGGCTACACTTGGGTGGAGAAGGCCCTTGCCATCTTCATAAACCTAGCAGCATCAAACACTGCAGCAAGGAAACATATCATATCAACCCCAGGTTTGATCGGTTCGATCGCTGCGGTGTTGGACAATGGCGAGCCCGCCGAGCAGGAGCAGGCAGTGTCATGCCTCCTAATTCTGTGCAGCGACAGTGAGGAGTGGAGCTACCTGGTGCTGCAAGAGGGAGTGATACCAGCTTTAGTGCTAGTGACGGCAAATGGAACGCCGAGGGGGAAGGAGAAAGCACAGAAGCTTCTCAAGCTGTTTCGAGAGCAGCGGCAGCGCGAGGTGTCCCCTGCTCGGACTCAGCTGCATGAGGTGGTGACTGTTGGGGTTGGCGGTTGTGCGGACGGTGGAGGTTACAAGGATGTATCCAAAGCGACATCATATTGTAAATCAAGATCCAAGAGGTTTGGGAGGGCATGGACATCAATGACATCAATGTGGAAGTACAAGAACCGGTCTCGGCATCAATACTAG
- the LOC103708539 gene encoding U-box domain-containing protein 6-like isoform X2, whose amino-acid sequence MDSVEVEENLFAPGDAKLHGGMCKQLSAIVYKVLGIFPLLEDARPRSKPGLQALCSLHVALNKAKSLLLHCSDCSKIYLIMEIVAQLEGTVFTLDPSEKQVGEEVITLLQKEKQFNGDSNDGIELEVFHQAALKLGITSSRAALTERRALKKLIEKACAEEDNRKESIVAYLLHLMRKYSKLFRSVTPDDTDSQQSAPCSPTILGSLDGVNGNNQAFERQLTKLSSFDFKHNWVKSGNMPIPPEEFRCPISLQLMYDPVIISSGQTYERICIENWFNGGHGTCPKTQQQLSHLSLTPNYCVKGLIASWCEQNGVPIPDGPPESLDLNYWRLALSDQDAMNSRSTGTIDSCQTKCVKVVPLEENAAIEKLKVDERGSLENGPFEDHEMDELERYESLLAVLNEGNDIGKQHKAVEQIRFLLKDDEEARIYMGVNGFVEALVQFLKSAICEGDARAQEVGALALFNLAVNNNRNKTMLLSAGAAPLLEEMIQNSETWEASAALYLNLSCLDEAKPVIGSSQAVPFLIQLLEANNSRSHSCKHDALYTLFNLSAHPPNIPHLLTSGIIEQLQSFLAAPAGPSGYTWVEKALAIFINLAASNTAARKHIISTPGLIGSIAAVLDNGEPAEQEQAVSCLLILCSDSEEWSYLVLQEGVIPALVLVTANGTPRGKEKAQKLLKLFREQRQREVSPARTQLHEVVTVGVGGCADGGGYKDVSKATSYCKSRSKRFGRAWTSMTSMWKYKNRSRHQY is encoded by the exons ATGGATTCTGTCGAGGTTGAAGAGAATCTGTTTGCACCTGGTGATGCAAAG TTGCATGGAGGCATGTGTAAACAACTTTCTGCAATTGTTTATAAAGTTTTGGGGATCTTTCCACTCTTGGAGGATGCAAGACCGAGAAGCAAGCCTGGTTTACAGGCACTATGTTCATTGCATGTAGCTCTCAACAAGGCTAAGAGCCTTCTTCTGCATTGCTCAGACTGCAGCAAGATTTACTTG ATCATGGAGATTGTTGCTCAGCTGGAGGGCACTGTTTTTACTTTGGATCCATCAGAGAAGCAAGTAGGTGAGGAAGTAATTACATTGCTTCAGAAGGAAAAACAATTTAATGGCGATTCCAACGATGGCATTGAACTTGAAGTTTTCCACCAAGCTGCTTTAAAGCTGGGCATTACATCCTCTAGAGCAGCTCTTACTGAGAGAAGAGCTCTCAAGAAGCTGATTGAAAAAGCCTGTGCTGAGGAAGACAATAGGAAGGAATCCATTGTGGCTTACTTATTGCATCTTATGAGAAAATATTCCAAGCTTTTCAGAAGTGTGACGCCAGATGATACCGACTCTCAACAATCTGCTCCATGTTCACCTACTATCCTAGGCTCTCTTGATGGTGTCAATGGGAACAACCAAGCTTTTGAGAGGCAGCTAACAAAGCTCAGTTCTTTTGATTTTAAGCATAATTGGGTGAAATCAGGAAACATGCCAATACCGCCTGAGGAGTTCAGATGCCCGATCTCCTTACAGCTCATGTATGATCCGGTCATTATTTCATCTGGGCAGACATATGAGCGTATCTGCATCGAGAATTGGTTTAATGGTGGGCATGGTACTTGCCCCAAAACCCAGCAGCAGCTCTCCCATCTCTCTTTAACTCCAAACTATTGTGTCAAAGGCCTGATTGCTAGTTGGTGCGAACAGAATGGTGTTCCAATTCCAGATGGTCCGCCAGAATCTCTTGATCTCAACTATTGGAGGCTGGCTTTGTCAGACCAAGATGCTATGAATTCCAGATCTACAGGGACCATTGACTCCTGCCAGACGAAGTGTGTCAAGGTTGTTCCATTGGAGGAGAATGCTGCAATAGAGAAACTCAAAGTGGATGAGAGGGGCAGTTTGGAAAATGGCCCATTTGAGGACCATGAAATGGATGAGCTTGAAAGATATGAAAGTTTGCTAGCAGTGCTCAATGAGGGTAATGATATTGGAAAACAACACAAAGCTGTGGAGCAGATAAGGTTCCTATTGAAGGATGATGAGGAGGCAAGGATCTATATGGGTGTGAATGGCTTTGTCGAGGCACTTGTCCAGTTTTTGAAGTCAGCTATCTGTGAAGGAGATGCCAGAGCTCAGGAGGTCGGAGCATTGGCGCTTTTCAACCTTGCTGTCAACAATAACAG GAACAAAACAATGTTGCTATCTGCTGGGGCGGCACCCCTGCTTGAGGAGATGATTCAGAACTCTGAGACTTGGGAGGCGTCTGCTGCTCTCTACCTCAATCTCTCCTGCCTCGATGAGGCCAAACCTGTCATTGGGTCAAGCCAAGCTGTCCCTTTTCTGATCCAGCTCCTAGAGGCCAACAATTCTCGAAGCCATTCCTGCAAGCATGATGCCCTCTACACCCTATTCAACTTGTCTGCTCACCCCCCAAACATCCCTCACCTCCTAACCTCAGGCATAATCGAACAGCTCCAATCTTTCCTTGCAGCTCCTGCAGGACCCTCAGGCTACACTTGGGTGGAGAAGGCCCTTGCCATCTTCATAAACCTAGCAGCATCAAACACTGCAGCAAGGAAACATATCATATCAACCCCAGGTTTGATCGGTTCGATCGCTGCGGTGTTGGACAATGGCGAGCCCGCCGAGCAGGAGCAGGCAGTGTCATGCCTCCTAATTCTGTGCAGCGACAGTGAGGAGTGGAGCTACCTGGTGCTGCAAGAGGGAGTGATACCAGCTTTAGTGCTAGTGACGGCAAATGGAACGCCGAGGGGGAAGGAGAAAGCACAGAAGCTTCTCAAGCTGTTTCGAGAGCAGCGGCAGCGCGAGGTGTCCCCTGCTCGGACTCAGCTGCATGAGGTGGTGACTGTTGGGGTTGGCGGTTGTGCGGACGGTGGAGGTTACAAGGATGTATCCAAAGCGACATCATATTGTAAATCAAGATCCAAGAGGTTTGGGAGGGCATGGACATCAATGACATCAATGTGGAAGTACAAGAACCGGTCTCGGCATCAATACTAG
- the LOC103708541 gene encoding transcription factor bHLH129 isoform X1 yields the protein MNKSPPKGRNGMAMFATAHRPPGLARNGSAPGWLTGGGEFPMGRFFSGESPCLTSESTCKAGAATSSANPDAYRNKDGRGVGSGLQRSDGVGEISVGDLPPPTAAAEENSRGGGNPLTRHSSSPAGFLSHLMVDDGLSVTRDTGSYSQPGADGVYAMPSRRFSSQLSFSRQGTLSQISEISIPDTGESVSGSNNSNETSRNVGQSYISSNLSIGSWDDINSIMFSAPPSKQAKNHNGDIITRLSSIESQFSLPTSSSEFLQIQQDQAPFKTRAKRGCATHPRSVAERERRTRISEKLKKLQDFVPNMDKQTNTADMLDLAVQHIKSLQSQVQMKRRRCLRSSHMCISIPLIFGSPIGNNEEQFCTSKKLLLHCVGG from the exons ATGAACAAATCGCCGCCGAAGGGGAGAAATGGGATGGCGATGTTCGCGACGGCGCACCGGCCGCCGGGGCTGGCGAGGAACGGGTCCGCGCCGGGGTGGCTCACCGGTGGGGGGGAGTTTCCCATGGGGAGGTTCTTCTCCGGCGAGTCGCCGTGCCTGACGTCGGAGTCGACCTGCAAGGCCGGCGCCGCCACCTCATCGGCGAATCCCGACGCCTACCGGAACAAAGACGGGCGCGGCGTGGGGTCCGGGCTGCAGCGGTCCGACGGCGTGGGAGAGATCTCGGTCGGCGACCTGCCGCCGCCGACGGCTGCGGCGGAGGAGAATTCGAGGGGCGGCGGGAATCCGTTAACTCGGCACAGCAGCTCCCCCGCCGGATTCTTATCTCATCTGATGGTCGATGACG GTTTATCAGTCACAAGGGACACTGGGAGCTATTCTCAACCAGGAGCAGATGGTGTTTATGCCATGCCAAGCAGAAGATTTAGCTCCCAATTGAGCTTCTCTAGACAGGGAACTTTGTCTCAAATATCCGAGATCAGCATCCCAGACACTGGAGAGAGTGTAAGTGGCAGCAACAACTCCAATGAGACATCTAGGAATGTTGGGCAGTCATACATTTCGAGCAATCTTTCTATTGGCTCATGGGATGATATCAATTCTATCATGTTCTCTGCACCTCCAAGCAAACAGGCCAAAAATCACAATGGGGACATAATAACCAGACTTAGCAGCATTGAGTCTCAG TTTAGTCTGCCAACATCGTCATCAGAGTTCCTCCAGATCCAACAAGACCAGGCTCCATTCAAAACCCGAGCTAAGCGTGGATGTGCCACACACCCACGGAGCGTTGCTGAAAGG GAGAGGAGAACAAGAATTAGTGAGAAGTTGAAAAAGCTGCAGGATTTTGTGCCTAACATGGACAAG CAAACAAACACAGCAGACATGTTAGACTTGGCAGTTCAGCACATCAAGTCACTGCAGAGCCAAGTTCAG ATGAAAAGGAGGAGATGCTTGAGAAGTTCTCATATGTGTATTAGCATTCCCTTGATCTTTGGCAGTCCAATAGGCAATAATGAAGAGCAGTTTTGTACTTCCAAAAAGCTCTTGCTTCATTGTGTTGGAGGGTGA
- the LOC103708540 gene encoding proteasome subunit beta type-5-like, whose amino-acid sequence MKLDTTGLESFASFHGEMDDLHGEFWAPPSFDLPVCADFDGFQKNAIQMVKPAKGTTTLAFVFKEGIIVAAESRTSMGGYVASQNVKKIVEINPYMIATVAGGAADCIFWHRNLGMKCRLYELENKRRISVAGASKLLTNMLYSYRGMGLSIGTMVAGCDEMGPSLYYVDSEGGRLKGSRFSVGSGSPYAYAVLDNGYRYDMPTGEAAELARRAIYHATFRDGASGGVAVVYHVGPDGWKKISGDDVRELHDKYYPAVQVPPEQEMMQVPPV is encoded by the exons ATGAAGCTTGACACAACTGGTCTCGAATCCTTTGCTTCGTTTCATGGAGAAATGGATGATCTCCATGGAGAATTTTGGGCGCCCCCATCATTTGATCTTCCAGTTTGTGCTGAT TTTGATGGGTTTCAGAAGAACGCGATTCAGATGGTGAAGCCGGCAAAGGGAACGACGACGCTGGCTTTCGTCTTCAAGGAAGGCATCATTGTGGCCGCTGAGTCCCGGACTAGCATGGGAGGATATGTTG CTTCTCAGAACGTCAAGAAAATTGTTGAGATCAATCCTTACATGATTGCGACGGTGGCTGGAGGGGCTGCAGATTGCATCTTCTGGCATAGAAATTTGGGCATGAAG TGCCGGTTATATGAACTGGAAAACAAGCGAAGGATCTCAGTTGCAGGTGCTTCAAAGCTACTGACGAATATGCTCTACTCGTATCGCGGAATGGGCCTTTCGATAGGGACGATGGTTGCTGGATGCGATGAAATG GGGCCATCTCTTTATTATGTCGACAGTGAAGGAGGAAGGCTCAAAGGCTCGAGGTTTTCAGTAGGATCTGGATCTCCATATGCTTATGCTGTCTTGGATAATGG ATATCGCTACGACATGCCTACTGGGGAAGCTGCAGAACTGGCTCGTCGAGCCATTTATCATGCAACATTCAGAGATGGAGCTAGTGGTGGAGTAGCTGTTG TTTATCATGTTGGACCTGATGGTTGGAAGAAGATCTCTGGTGATGATGTTCGCGAGCTGCATGATAAATACTACCCTGCTGTCCAAGTTCCACCTGAGCAGGAAATGATGCAAGTTCCACCGGTCTAA